In bacterium, a single window of DNA contains:
- the malK gene encoding Maltose/maltodextrin import ATP-binding protein MalK produces MSLLAAHFQIQHPGQPPIHADWDLPDGPAATLGLFGPSGCGKTSLLRVIAGLQRPQAGTLHFREACWCDIPRGIWKSPQERQVGMVFQDLGLFPHLTVRQNVAYGLRRLPADVRERRADDWLQRLQIGHLADKRPRQLSGGEQQRVALARALVSHPQLLLLDEPFTALDTPLRRALRQELRGLIAELQVPMFLVTHDVMEVEALTRWLVVMDQGRVLQWGRTEEVLRAPASDRVAWLLDRDTPAGVAPAVRDG; encoded by the coding sequence ATGAGCCTCCTCGCCGCCCACTTCCAGATCCAGCATCCCGGACAGCCACCGATTCACGCGGACTGGGACCTCCCCGACGGTCCAGCAGCGACGCTGGGGCTCTTCGGACCCTCCGGTTGCGGCAAGACCTCCCTCCTGCGGGTCATTGCAGGACTCCAGCGGCCCCAGGCGGGTACGCTCCACTTCCGTGAGGCGTGCTGGTGCGACATCCCGCGTGGCATCTGGAAATCGCCGCAGGAGCGGCAAGTCGGGATGGTCTTTCAGGATCTGGGGCTCTTTCCGCATCTGACTGTCCGCCAAAACGTAGCGTATGGCCTTCGTCGCCTCCCCGCTGATGTCCGGGAACGTCGCGCCGACGACTGGCTCCAGCGGCTCCAGATCGGGCACCTGGCGGACAAGCGGCCGCGTCAGCTGTCGGGGGGCGAGCAGCAGCGAGTCGCCCTCGCCCGGGCGTTGGTGAGCCATCCGCAATTGCTGCTGCTGGATGAGCCTTTTACAGCGCTGGATACGCCATTGCGACGCGCCCTTCGCCAGGAACTACGGGGGCTGATCGCTGAGCTGCAGGTCCCAATGTTCCTGGTCACGCACGATGTTATGGAGGTCGAAGCCCTGACTCGCTGGCTGGTGGTGATGGACCAGGGGCGGGTGCTGCAGTGGGGGCGGACAGAGGAAGTGCTCCGGGCACCGGCCAGCGACCGGGTCGCGTGGCTGCTTGACCGGGACACTCCGGCGGGGGTTGCACCGGCTGTCCGCGACGGGTAG